In a genomic window of Longimicrobiales bacterium:
- a CDS encoding AI-2E family transporter, producing the protein MTEEKHTPPGSSDVLRTLLGVAAAMIIIAGLRAAQPVLAPLALAVFLVVTSLPILRELRRQRVPDLVAVPLVLLLIVSVLIGVGAIALNSIMQIRDALPDYVVRITQMYEGVFVWLGDHRIIDPGAAAEIMVSPPQLVELATGFVRGFAGFMSLIVLVALIMLFLLAEAGGVPRKLRAAMGRDDADLGRYGRVMSEIQRYLAIKTATSMSTGILVGLLTLSLGVDFALFWGLTAFLLNYIPTIGSLIAAIPAILLALVQLGPSAAMLTATGYLVINLGIGNLIEPAVMGKRLDLSPLIVLLSLLFWGWVWGPIGMLLSLPLTMVLKILFENTHDLAWIAILMGPARDQRVAAIPPPTPRRADDVLT; encoded by the coding sequence ATGACTGAAGAGAAGCACACCCCGCCCGGCAGCAGCGACGTGCTGCGGACGCTGCTCGGCGTTGCCGCCGCAATGATCATCATCGCGGGACTGCGGGCGGCGCAGCCGGTACTGGCGCCGCTGGCGCTGGCGGTGTTCCTCGTGGTGACGAGCCTGCCGATCCTGCGCGAGCTCAGACGCCAGCGCGTACCCGACCTGGTCGCGGTGCCGCTCGTGCTGCTGCTCATCGTGAGCGTCCTGATCGGCGTCGGGGCCATAGCCCTCAACTCCATCATGCAGATCCGCGATGCGCTACCGGACTATGTGGTGCGAATCACGCAGATGTATGAGGGCGTATTCGTCTGGCTCGGTGACCACCGCATCATCGATCCGGGGGCCGCCGCCGAGATCATGGTCAGTCCGCCCCAGCTGGTGGAGCTCGCTACAGGCTTCGTCCGCGGCTTTGCAGGTTTCATGTCGCTCATTGTGCTGGTCGCGCTCATCATGCTTTTCCTGCTCGCCGAGGCCGGCGGCGTACCGCGGAAGCTGCGCGCGGCCATGGGTCGCGACGATGCGGATCTCGGGCGCTACGGTCGTGTCATGTCCGAGATCCAGCGATACCTGGCCATCAAGACCGCGACCAGCATGTCTACGGGAATTCTCGTTGGACTGCTGACGCTGAGCCTCGGCGTAGATTTCGCCCTGTTCTGGGGCCTGACAGCTTTCCTGCTCAACTACATCCCGACGATCGGGTCGCTCATCGCCGCCATCCCCGCCATTCTGCTCGCGCTCGTTCAGCTCGGGCCGAGCGCTGCGATGCTCACCGCCACGGGGTACCTGGTCATCAACCTGGGCATCGGCAACCTCATCGAGCCGGCCGTGATGGGAAAGCGGCTCGACCTGTCGCCGCTCATCGTTCTGCTGTCACTGCTGTTCTGGGGATGGGTCTGGGGCCCGATCGGCATGCTGCTGTCCCTGCCGCTCACGATGGTCCTCAAGATCCTCTTCGAGAACACGCACGACCTGGCCTGGATCGCCATCCTCATGGGACCGGCCCGCGACCAGCGCGTCGCGGCGATTCCCCCGCCCACGCCGCGCCGCGCGGACGACGTCCTCACGTGA